From one Streptomyces sp. NBC_01478 genomic stretch:
- a CDS encoding Ada metal-binding domain-containing protein, with product MVGSRSTKTFCRMSCHARTASLT from the coding sequence CTGGTTGGCTCTCGCTCCACGAAAACCTTCTGTCGCATGTCTTGTCACGCGCGTACGGCGTCCCTAACGTGA
- a CDS encoding outer membrane protein assembly factor BamB family protein, whose product MERRSFLLTAAAGSAATVSALTSTAEASSDSPGLALPVPPQSAALGTTGVNWPKVGGNYGNQNHSTLRDLTPKNIRKLGGAWHVNLEGGSTSAYQQCTIVVQDGVLYVETTQQNVFAVNGRTGEVIWKTNLGTETTNMRGVAVAEGKVFTISGANIVYALDQRTGAIVWHKPLIVEDNGGDDGCSNDSGQCGGNSGGLAGAVVHFDGLIYVGTEGSTAGARGRGYALDAKTGDVVWTFWGPPGPGEFGHDTWAGDSWKTGGAVPWIHPAVDPELGLVYWTFGNPYPRTDGSSRGGDNLFANSIVAIDAKTGKRRWHFQSVHHDIWDADNVMAPVLADLLIDGKRRKVVVYGSKTCWFYILDRRTGEAVHGMEERAVPQQADHKTSPTQPFPGGEPFTDPFPRLDKTTRPVPFYPVGGLYSVFWDRATIIFPGAGGGGDWGFPSFSPKTGYVYIGYGLVNSSYSNTHGGRVNTARPLGELFGGGLVAMDPRTNTVAWRKEGDWSLAHGNGILTTAGRLLFQGRPDGVLEAMDDTSGATLWTWQCGAGVNTIPVSYEIDGEQYVAVLAGGNGLPFPDIPKGDHLWAFKLGGKIAPAPAPTPPSRRNQIRVAAVTGATAHNTVTLGRVWNSGTNSPGTSENTVAQNAMAPQYLTVPVGTEVTFTNPADNKQAHGAAAFFDAEFDTGLLMPGQSYAHTFTKAGEYFYNDPAFPQSTGKIVVQ is encoded by the coding sequence ATGGAAAGACGCTCCTTTCTTCTGACGGCCGCGGCGGGCAGCGCGGCCACGGTCTCCGCCCTGACCTCCACGGCCGAGGCCTCCTCCGACTCCCCCGGACTGGCGCTCCCCGTACCACCGCAGTCCGCCGCACTCGGCACCACGGGCGTCAACTGGCCCAAGGTCGGCGGCAATTACGGCAACCAGAACCACTCCACGCTCCGCGACCTCACCCCGAAGAACATCAGGAAGCTCGGCGGTGCCTGGCACGTCAACCTGGAGGGCGGTTCGACCTCCGCGTACCAGCAGTGCACGATCGTCGTCCAGGACGGCGTGCTGTACGTCGAGACCACCCAGCAGAACGTCTTCGCCGTCAACGGCCGTACGGGCGAGGTCATATGGAAGACGAACCTCGGCACCGAGACCACCAACATGCGCGGCGTCGCCGTCGCCGAGGGCAAGGTCTTCACCATCTCGGGCGCCAACATCGTCTACGCCCTCGACCAGCGCACCGGCGCGATCGTCTGGCACAAGCCGCTGATCGTGGAGGACAACGGCGGTGACGACGGCTGCAGCAACGACAGCGGCCAGTGCGGCGGCAACAGCGGCGGACTCGCGGGCGCGGTCGTCCACTTCGACGGCCTGATCTACGTCGGCACCGAGGGCTCGACGGCCGGCGCACGCGGCCGGGGCTACGCGCTCGACGCGAAGACCGGTGACGTCGTATGGACGTTCTGGGGTCCGCCGGGCCCCGGCGAGTTCGGGCACGACACCTGGGCGGGCGACTCCTGGAAGACCGGCGGCGCGGTCCCCTGGATCCACCCGGCCGTGGACCCCGAACTCGGCCTGGTCTACTGGACGTTCGGCAACCCGTATCCCCGCACGGACGGCTCCTCGCGCGGCGGCGACAACCTCTTCGCCAACTCGATCGTCGCCATCGACGCCAAGACCGGAAAACGGCGCTGGCACTTCCAGTCCGTCCACCACGACATCTGGGACGCCGACAACGTCATGGCACCGGTCCTCGCCGACCTGCTCATCGACGGCAAGCGGCGCAAGGTCGTCGTCTACGGCTCCAAGACCTGCTGGTTCTACATCCTCGACCGACGCACCGGCGAGGCCGTCCACGGCATGGAGGAGCGCGCGGTCCCCCAGCAGGCCGACCACAAGACCTCGCCCACCCAGCCGTTCCCGGGCGGCGAGCCGTTCACGGACCCGTTCCCGCGCCTCGACAAGACGACCCGCCCGGTGCCGTTCTACCCGGTCGGCGGCCTCTACTCGGTCTTCTGGGACCGGGCCACGATCATCTTCCCGGGCGCGGGCGGCGGCGGGGACTGGGGGTTCCCGTCCTTCAGCCCGAAGACCGGATACGTCTACATCGGCTACGGCCTGGTCAACTCCTCCTACTCCAACACGCACGGCGGCCGGGTCAACACCGCCCGTCCGCTTGGGGAGTTGTTCGGTGGCGGCCTGGTCGCCATGGACCCGCGGACCAACACGGTCGCCTGGCGCAAGGAGGGCGACTGGTCCCTCGCCCACGGCAACGGCATCCTCACCACCGCGGGCCGCCTCCTCTTCCAGGGCCGCCCTGACGGCGTCCTCGAAGCGATGGACGACACCAGCGGCGCGACCCTGTGGACCTGGCAGTGCGGCGCCGGCGTGAACACCATCCCCGTCTCGTACGAGATCGACGGCGAGCAGTACGTGGCCGTGCTCGCCGGGGGCAACGGGCTCCCCTTCCCCGACATCCCCAAGGGCGACCACCTGTGGGCGTTCAAACTCGGCGGCAAGATCGCGCCCGCCCCGGCCCCCACCCCGCCCTCCCGCCGCAACCAGATCCGCGTCGCCGCCGTGACCGGCGCGACGGCGCACAACACGGTCACACTCGGCCGCGTGTGGAACTCCGGCACCAACTCCCCCGGCACCAGCGAGAACACGGTCGCCCAGAACGCCATGGCGCCCCAGTACCTGACCGTCCCTGTCGGCACCGAGGTCACCTTCACCAACCCCGCCGACAACAAACAGGCCCACGGAGCGGCGGCCTTCTTCGACGCCGAGTTCGACACCGGCCTGCTGATGCCGGGCCAGTCGTACGCGCACACCTTCACCAAGGCCGGCGAGTACTTCTACAACGACCCGGCCTTCCCGCAGTCCACCGGCAAGATCGTCGTCCAGTGA
- a CDS encoding thiamine pyrophosphate-binding protein, with amino-acid sequence MTVPAAEALVGQLESYGVEFVFGTCGHTNIALLDALGPSSIEFVIARHEQAAAHAADGYARASGKPGVLLTHVGPGMMNAVTGVATAALDSIPLVVISGDIPSYYYGRHPHQEVNLHADADQTAIYRPFTKRAWHVHRVHDLARTTERAFWTATSGRPGAVLVNVPMDLWSRQVEDYAGEYPLPQSSALPALDRATAERIAQTLLSAERPLIYFGGGLREPAARQALLSLAEHLDIPLAHSLMGKGALPDSHPLLLGMPGFWGLETTHAYTKGADVVLALATRFAETDASSWDPTYTWNFPPSRLVQIDIDPAEIGRNYPVEIGAVADVGDAVRAIGAAVQAARPEPLRREGLRATIATARRTVFDTAREDGRSDDFPLRPQRILADLRDALPDDAVLVTDVGWNKNGVAQCYELPADGRFITPGGASTMGFGPAAAVGVQIAQPDRVVVALIGDGGMSAQLPALPMAVEQGMPVVFVVMNNRAHGTIADLQSASFGRSYGCEFTDAEGQPYSPDFAALGRSCGADGYTVATPADLAKALADAIARRRPAVIDVPMVNEPVPTPGHWNIKDIYRGSFTD; translated from the coding sequence ATGACCGTCCCCGCCGCCGAAGCCCTGGTCGGCCAACTGGAGTCGTACGGAGTCGAGTTCGTCTTCGGCACCTGCGGCCACACCAACATCGCCCTGCTGGACGCGCTCGGCCCCAGCTCGATCGAGTTCGTGATCGCCCGCCACGAACAGGCCGCCGCCCACGCCGCCGACGGCTACGCCCGCGCCTCCGGGAAACCCGGCGTCCTGCTCACCCACGTCGGCCCCGGCATGATGAACGCGGTCACCGGTGTCGCCACCGCCGCCCTCGACTCGATCCCGCTGGTCGTCATCTCCGGCGACATCCCCTCCTACTACTACGGCCGCCACCCGCACCAGGAGGTCAACCTCCACGCGGACGCCGACCAGACCGCGATCTACCGCCCGTTCACCAAGCGGGCCTGGCACGTCCACCGCGTCCACGACCTGGCCCGCACCACGGAACGGGCGTTCTGGACCGCGACCTCAGGGCGGCCGGGCGCCGTACTCGTCAACGTACCGATGGACCTGTGGAGTCGGCAGGTCGAGGACTACGCGGGGGAGTACCCCCTGCCCCAAAGCTCCGCGCTCCCCGCTCTCGACCGGGCCACCGCCGAACGCATCGCCCAGACGTTGCTGAGCGCCGAACGCCCTCTGATCTACTTCGGCGGCGGACTGCGTGAACCGGCCGCCCGCCAGGCCTTGTTGAGCCTCGCCGAGCACCTCGACATCCCGCTCGCGCACTCCCTGATGGGCAAGGGTGCCCTGCCCGACAGCCATCCACTGCTGCTCGGCATGCCCGGCTTCTGGGGTCTGGAGACGACACACGCGTACACCAAGGGCGCCGATGTGGTCCTCGCCCTGGCGACACGGTTCGCGGAGACCGACGCCAGCTCCTGGGATCCGACGTACACATGGAACTTCCCGCCCAGCCGGCTCGTCCAGATCGACATCGACCCCGCCGAGATCGGGCGCAACTACCCCGTCGAGATCGGTGCCGTCGCCGACGTGGGTGACGCGGTACGGGCCATCGGGGCCGCCGTACAGGCTGCCAGGCCGGAGCCCTTGCGGCGGGAGGGCCTGCGGGCGACCATCGCCACCGCCCGCCGGACCGTCTTCGACACCGCACGCGAGGACGGACGCAGCGACGACTTCCCGCTGCGTCCGCAGCGCATTCTCGCCGACCTGCGCGACGCGCTGCCCGACGACGCGGTGCTCGTCACCGACGTCGGCTGGAACAAGAACGGTGTCGCCCAGTGCTACGAACTCCCCGCAGACGGGCGGTTCATCACCCCGGGCGGGGCCTCGACCATGGGCTTCGGACCGGCCGCCGCGGTCGGGGTGCAGATCGCCCAGCCGGACCGCGTGGTGGTCGCACTGATCGGCGACGGCGGCATGAGCGCGCAGTTGCCCGCGCTGCCGATGGCCGTCGAACAGGGGATGCCGGTCGTCTTCGTGGTGATGAACAACCGGGCCCACGGCACCATCGCCGACCTTCAGTCCGCGTCGTTCGGACGGTCCTACGGCTGCGAGTTCACGGATGCCGAAGGGCAGCCGTACAGCCCGGACTTCGCGGCGCTCGGCCGCTCCTGCGGCGCCGACGGATACACCGTCGCCACCCCCGCCGATCTCGCCAAGGCACTCGCCGACGCGATCGCGCGGCGTCGGCCCGCCGTCATCGACGTACCGATGGTCAACGAACCCGTGCCGACGCCGGGTCACTGGAACATCAAGGACATCTACCGCGGGTCCTTCACCGACTGA
- a CDS encoding IclR family transcriptional regulator produces the protein MDGTEQEQAAEATGVRSVRRALDILGLLTEDRPTVTLREIVEATGLAKTTAVRLVQTLEQCGLLWDTPAGYTAGPGLWRWAHLAHTSWELPRETRKLMRELAEEQQETVNLFMLRGLARVCVAQQESPQPLRHVVRVGDELPLWAGASSKVLLRTAPDSLLRRIAADSPHGEGHARQLRVWADMAAERGFAVSRGERDEGLTAVAVPVVGRTGAVVAALSLSGPSHRFPEAVVQRFADALAAVSRQLSEQGFDHPLSPTK, from the coding sequence GTGGACGGGACCGAGCAGGAGCAGGCGGCCGAGGCGACCGGGGTGCGCAGTGTGCGCAGGGCCCTGGACATCCTGGGGCTGCTGACCGAGGATCGGCCGACGGTCACACTGAGGGAGATCGTCGAGGCCACCGGTCTGGCGAAAACCACGGCGGTCCGCCTGGTGCAGACCCTGGAACAGTGCGGTCTGCTCTGGGACACCCCGGCCGGCTACACCGCGGGCCCCGGCCTGTGGCGCTGGGCCCACCTGGCCCACACAAGCTGGGAACTGCCGCGCGAGACACGCAAGTTGATGCGCGAGCTGGCCGAGGAACAGCAGGAGACGGTCAACCTCTTCATGCTGCGCGGCCTGGCCCGTGTCTGTGTCGCGCAGCAGGAGAGTCCCCAGCCGCTGCGCCATGTCGTGCGGGTCGGCGACGAACTCCCGCTGTGGGCGGGCGCCTCGTCCAAGGTCCTGCTGCGTACGGCGCCGGACAGTCTGCTGCGGCGGATCGCAGCGGACTCACCGCACGGCGAGGGACACGCCCGGCAGTTGCGGGTGTGGGCGGACATGGCGGCGGAGCGCGGCTTCGCGGTCAGCCGGGGTGAGCGCGACGAGGGGCTGACGGCCGTGGCCGTGCCGGTCGTCGGGCGCACCGGGGCCGTGGTCGCCGCGCTGTCGCTCAGCGGTCCCAGCCACCGTTTCCCCGAGGCCGTCGTGCAACGGTTCGCCGACGCGCTCGCCGCCGTCTCCCGGCAGTTGTCGGAGCAGGGGTTCGACCATCCGCTCAGTCCGACGAAATAG
- a CDS encoding aldehyde dehydrogenase family protein, whose amino-acid sequence MLDSLLKAGADATVVDAPPYIAGQWGGDGPAVTRTGPYLRRVVSRTTLATGEEVSHALAYARSSARAVARLAPAVRADILDRASRAASAHREELARLLALELGKPVKDGRGEIDRVADTFAVCASEARHIGGENLPVAGWARGIGNTALTYRAPAGVALAITPFNAPANLLAHKLGASFAAGNTTIVKAPPQAPAATAAIVALLLESGMPAQAVQLLHGGGDVGALLCAADEVAVISFTGSAETGRAVARAAGAKRLVLELGGNAATIVCEDADIAQAAKECARTGYSNSGQSCISVQRVYVHRSRYDAFLDAFAAAVDTLTVGDPLDPATDVGSMVDDDAAERVVSWSAEAAASGARVLRGGTRKGATAAPTIVAGPPESASVVVHEVFGALVAVLPYDDFDAVIDACNASRYGLQAGLFTRDMGRIITAWRELQTGALIAGGSSNYRLDHVPFGGVKDSGFGRETPRSMIDDYTVVKTLMLRGLSVWGDASTVDEGTGA is encoded by the coding sequence ATGCTGGATTCACTCCTCAAGGCCGGCGCGGACGCGACGGTGGTCGATGCGCCCCCGTACATCGCGGGCCAGTGGGGCGGCGACGGTCCCGCCGTCACCCGAACGGGCCCGTATCTGCGCCGAGTTGTCAGCCGTACGACCCTCGCGACCGGGGAGGAGGTGTCCCACGCCCTCGCCTACGCCCGCTCCTCGGCTCGTGCCGTGGCCCGGCTGGCCCCCGCCGTGCGCGCCGACATCCTGGACCGGGCCTCCCGCGCGGCTTCGGCACACCGCGAGGAGCTGGCCCGGTTGCTCGCCCTGGAGCTGGGCAAGCCGGTCAAGGACGGGCGCGGGGAGATCGACCGTGTGGCGGACACCTTCGCGGTGTGCGCGTCCGAGGCCCGGCACATCGGCGGCGAGAACCTGCCCGTCGCGGGCTGGGCACGCGGCATCGGCAACACCGCCCTCACCTACCGCGCGCCGGCCGGAGTGGCCCTCGCCATCACGCCGTTCAACGCACCCGCCAATCTGCTCGCCCACAAGCTCGGCGCCTCCTTCGCCGCGGGCAACACCACCATCGTCAAGGCCCCGCCCCAGGCCCCGGCCGCCACCGCCGCGATCGTGGCGCTCCTGCTGGAGTCCGGAATGCCCGCGCAGGCCGTGCAGTTGCTGCACGGCGGCGGCGATGTCGGCGCGCTGCTGTGCGCGGCCGACGAGGTCGCCGTCATCAGCTTCACCGGCAGCGCGGAGACCGGCCGGGCCGTGGCGCGCGCCGCCGGGGCCAAGCGCCTGGTCCTCGAACTCGGCGGGAACGCCGCCACGATCGTCTGCGAGGACGCCGACATCGCGCAGGCCGCCAAGGAGTGCGCCCGCACCGGATACAGCAACTCCGGCCAGAGCTGCATCTCCGTCCAGCGCGTCTACGTCCACCGCTCCCGCTACGACGCCTTCCTCGACGCCTTCGCCGCAGCCGTCGACACCCTCACGGTCGGCGACCCGCTCGACCCGGCCACCGACGTGGGCTCGATGGTCGACGACGACGCCGCCGAACGCGTGGTGAGCTGGTCCGCCGAGGCCGCCGCCTCCGGCGCCCGCGTCCTGCGCGGCGGCACCCGCAAGGGCGCCACCGCCGCGCCCACCATCGTCGCCGGACCACCCGAGTCCGCCTCGGTCGTCGTCCACGAGGTCTTCGGAGCGCTGGTCGCGGTGCTCCCGTACGACGACTTCGACGCGGTCATCGACGCCTGCAACGCCAGCCGCTACGGCCTCCAGGCGGGCCTGTTCACCCGCGACATGGGCCGCATCATCACCGCCTGGCGCGAGCTGCAGACCGGCGCGCTGATCGCGGGCGGCAGCTCCAACTACCGCCTCGACCATGTGCCGTTCGGCGGGGTCAAGGACTCCGGCTTCGGCCGGGAGACACCCCGCTCGATGATCGACGACTACACGGTCGTCAAGACCCTCATGCTCCGCGGCCTGTCCGTCTGGGGCGACGCGAGCACCGTGGACGAAGGAACCGGCGCATGA
- a CDS encoding branched-chain amino acid ABC transporter permease, with protein MQETLQTLVGGLSLGAVYALVAMGFSLVYRTMGLVNFAHADIAMIGAYAASTFYLTSKLPFVVAMVVAIVVTGAIGLVIERVLRPLENKDFDLMLIGTIGFGIVLQAVAILIWGTTGRAVPSPVRAAPLDLFGIRVRTYDLLVMGVAALAVIGLAWFLARTKRGAAMQAVAMDHEAATAVGIDVGRSNALAFSVGAGLAALAGGLVGPMLYVDASLGGALGIKGFAAAMLGGFGSIPGAVVGGLAIGVLDSYAAGHFQGYSVLVTFLVFTVAIMIRPTGVFGERTVSRA; from the coding sequence GTGCAAGAGACACTGCAGACACTCGTCGGGGGCTTGAGCCTGGGGGCGGTCTACGCCCTGGTCGCCATGGGGTTCTCCCTCGTCTACCGCACCATGGGCCTGGTCAACTTCGCGCACGCCGACATCGCCATGATCGGCGCCTACGCGGCCTCCACCTTCTATCTGACGTCCAAACTGCCCTTCGTCGTCGCCATGGTCGTGGCGATCGTCGTCACCGGCGCCATCGGTCTGGTCATCGAGCGGGTCCTGCGCCCGCTGGAGAACAAGGACTTCGACCTGATGCTCATCGGCACCATCGGCTTCGGTATCGTCCTCCAGGCCGTCGCGATCCTCATCTGGGGCACCACCGGACGGGCGGTCCCCTCGCCCGTCCGGGCCGCCCCGCTCGACCTGTTCGGGATCCGGGTACGCACGTACGACCTCCTCGTCATGGGCGTCGCCGCACTCGCCGTGATCGGCCTCGCCTGGTTCCTGGCCCGCACCAAGCGCGGCGCGGCCATGCAGGCCGTCGCCATGGACCACGAGGCGGCCACCGCCGTCGGCATCGACGTCGGCCGCAGCAACGCCCTCGCCTTCTCCGTCGGCGCGGGCCTCGCCGCCCTGGCCGGCGGCCTCGTCGGCCCGATGCTGTACGTCGACGCCTCACTCGGCGGCGCCCTCGGCATCAAGGGGTTCGCCGCCGCGATGCTGGGCGGCTTCGGCTCCATCCCCGGAGCCGTCGTCGGCGGCCTCGCGATCGGCGTCCTCGACTCCTACGCGGCGGGCCACTTCCAGGGCTACTCGGTGCTCGTGACCTTCCTGGTCTTCACCGTCGCCATCATGATCCGCCCGACGGGCGTCTTCGGGGAGAGGACGGTGAGCCGCGCGTGA
- a CDS encoding ABC transporter substrate-binding protein translates to MSPIPRPLATTRATFCTAVVLTVALAACSAPGDSSSDSKASSGPIKIAVVDAQSGQLSSLGDWEYKGAKLAVDEWNKKGGIDGRKIQLKLFDDQGDPTVGTNIARKLASEKYVAMLGTAESAVTIAMAPVLQQAKIPNITSGQSDKLVALKSPYLFLNGPTSTTYDSTLAQYLIKDKGYKKIAMITNNGSFGTGEHDAFLKAAKGLGVSPSTDQVVTTDQKDFSAALTKIRSKKPQVVFIGSEEVEAGLIVKQARDLGITAPFAGAAPQGTPVFIDTAGNAAVEGTIVSSPYLSNETSDASKKFAAAYKAAYGKDAELHGAKAYDGASILLTALKTSKAATGRALADAIRSTAYKGLLGDFAYDATGVGITQTTIGVISDGKLVAQQ, encoded by the coding sequence ATGAGCCCCATCCCACGACCACTCGCCACGACCCGCGCCACCTTCTGCACCGCGGTCGTACTGACCGTGGCCCTCGCCGCGTGCAGCGCACCCGGCGACTCCAGCAGCGACAGCAAGGCCTCCTCGGGCCCCATCAAGATCGCAGTCGTCGACGCGCAGAGCGGGCAGCTCAGTTCGCTCGGCGACTGGGAGTACAAGGGGGCCAAGCTCGCCGTCGACGAGTGGAACAAGAAGGGCGGCATCGACGGCCGCAAGATCCAGTTGAAGCTCTTCGACGACCAGGGCGACCCGACGGTCGGCACCAACATCGCCCGCAAGCTGGCCAGTGAGAAGTACGTCGCCATGCTCGGTACGGCGGAGAGCGCGGTGACCATCGCCATGGCGCCGGTGCTCCAGCAGGCGAAGATCCCCAACATCACCTCCGGACAGTCCGACAAGCTGGTCGCGCTGAAGAGTCCCTACCTCTTCCTCAACGGGCCGACCAGCACCACCTACGACTCGACGCTCGCCCAGTACCTGATCAAGGACAAGGGCTACAAGAAGATCGCGATGATCACGAACAACGGCTCCTTCGGGACGGGCGAGCACGACGCCTTCCTCAAGGCCGCCAAGGGGCTCGGCGTTTCGCCGTCGACGGATCAGGTGGTCACCACCGACCAGAAGGACTTCAGCGCCGCGCTCACGAAGATCCGCTCCAAGAAGCCCCAGGTCGTCTTCATCGGCTCGGAGGAGGTCGAGGCCGGCCTGATCGTCAAACAGGCCCGGGACCTCGGCATCACGGCACCCTTCGCGGGCGCAGCACCGCAGGGCACCCCCGTCTTCATCGACACCGCGGGCAACGCCGCCGTCGAGGGCACCATCGTCAGCTCGCCCTATCTGAGCAACGAAACGAGCGACGCCTCGAAGAAGTTCGCCGCCGCCTACAAGGCCGCGTACGGCAAGGACGCCGAACTGCACGGAGCCAAGGCGTACGACGGAGCGAGCATCCTGCTGACCGCCCTCAAGACCAGCAAGGCCGCCACCGGCCGGGCACTCGCCGACGCCATCCGCTCCACCGCGTACAAGGGCCTGCTCGGCGACTTCGCCTACGACGCCACCGGGGTCGGCATCACCCAGACCACCATCGGTGTCATCAGCGACGGCAAACTCGTCGCACAGCAGTAG
- a CDS encoding citryl-CoA lyase: MTTGPQDGLVAQWWATAVSRIEPGIIELREHPVQDLIGHATFVETIWLLLRGELPRPEQAKLLEAALVAGVDHGPQAPSIAAARMAATCGVGLNSAVATGVNMLGDVHGGAGQQCVELLDQIAQQHARKGEFELSVAEVIGEWQARSRYLPGFGHRFHPRDPRRDPLLALVDRAVADGLVEGAHLRAARAVETYLNRGREGKKPVPMNIDGATAVIYAELGFAAPLARGLFVLSRSVGILAHAWEETGQGRRNKSPMPPSMVPVHLVVPTPRV; this comes from the coding sequence ATGACCACCGGGCCGCAGGACGGCCTGGTCGCCCAGTGGTGGGCCACCGCCGTCAGCCGGATCGAACCCGGCATCATCGAACTGCGCGAGCACCCCGTCCAGGACCTGATCGGCCACGCGACCTTCGTCGAGACGATCTGGCTGCTGCTCCGCGGCGAACTCCCCCGCCCCGAACAGGCGAAGCTGCTGGAAGCGGCCCTGGTGGCGGGCGTCGACCACGGCCCGCAGGCACCCTCGATCGCCGCCGCCCGGATGGCCGCCACCTGCGGGGTCGGCCTCAACAGCGCGGTGGCCACCGGAGTGAACATGCTGGGTGACGTGCACGGCGGAGCCGGGCAGCAGTGTGTGGAGTTGCTCGACCAGATCGCCCAACAGCACGCCCGGAAAGGCGAGTTCGAACTCTCCGTGGCCGAGGTGATCGGCGAGTGGCAGGCCAGGTCGCGCTATCTGCCCGGTTTCGGTCACCGCTTCCACCCCCGCGATCCGCGCCGCGATCCCCTGCTCGCCCTGGTGGACCGTGCCGTGGCGGACGGGCTCGTCGAGGGCGCGCATCTGCGGGCGGCCCGCGCCGTCGAGACGTATCTCAATCGCGGGCGCGAGGGAAAGAAGCCCGTGCCCATGAACATCGACGGTGCCACCGCCGTCATCTACGCCGAGCTGGGCTTCGCCGCGCCGCTGGCCCGCGGCCTCTTCGTGCTCAGCCGCAGTGTCGGCATCCTCGCGCACGCCTGGGAGGAGACCGGGCAGGGTCGGCGCAACAAGAGCCCCATGCCGCCCTCGATGGTCCCGGTCCACCTGGTGGTACCAACTCCGCGCGTCTAG
- a CDS encoding CaiB/BaiF CoA transferase family protein, with amino-acid sequence MAERPLSGIRVLDLTNVLAGPYCSYHLMLLGAEVVKVEQPGRGDLARSLGPDPELNRAGIGASFLAQNAGKKSLVLDLKDPADRADFEDLVRGADVLLDNFRAGVLARMGYGAARLGELNPRLVSCAITGFGQSGPMSTAPAYDQIIQGLSGMMSITGTTDTAPLRVGFPVCDSLGGLGAALAISAALLGRERTGQGVRLDVSMLEVSLSAMGWAVSNYLVSGVDPEPMGDQNATAAPSGTFETADGGLNIAANRQEQFVTLCRLAGLPGLVDDPRFAEREARKLHRAELNTELNTALRQRTALEWEEILSSAGVPAARVLTVPEAVELEQLAHRGFFTDLPYPDGSDRTLRVSGNGVLVDGEPLPPASPPPLLDQHGEERTTLIARWRAHGRTAAEAPAS; translated from the coding sequence ATGGCCGAACGACCGCTCTCAGGAATCCGCGTACTCGATCTCACCAACGTGCTCGCAGGACCGTACTGCAGTTACCACCTCATGCTGCTCGGCGCCGAGGTCGTCAAGGTCGAACAGCCGGGCAGGGGCGATCTGGCCCGCAGTCTCGGCCCCGACCCGGAGCTCAACCGGGCCGGTATCGGCGCCTCCTTCCTCGCCCAGAACGCCGGCAAGAAATCCCTCGTACTCGATCTCAAGGACCCTGCCGACCGAGCCGACTTCGAGGACCTGGTCCGCGGTGCGGACGTCCTCCTGGACAACTTCCGGGCCGGGGTGCTGGCCCGGATGGGGTACGGCGCCGCCCGGCTCGGCGAGCTCAACCCACGTCTGGTGAGCTGTGCGATCACCGGCTTCGGGCAGTCCGGGCCGATGAGCACCGCCCCCGCCTACGACCAGATCATCCAGGGACTGTCCGGGATGATGAGCATCACCGGCACCACCGACACCGCTCCTCTCCGGGTGGGCTTCCCCGTCTGCGACTCGCTCGGCGGACTCGGCGCGGCCCTCGCGATCAGCGCGGCGCTCCTCGGGCGGGAGCGGACCGGGCAGGGCGTACGGCTGGACGTCTCCATGCTGGAGGTCTCCCTCTCCGCGATGGGCTGGGCCGTCTCCAACTACCTTGTCAGCGGGGTGGATCCGGAGCCGATGGGCGACCAGAACGCCACCGCCGCGCCGTCGGGAACCTTCGAGACCGCGGACGGCGGCCTGAACATCGCGGCCAACCGACAGGAGCAGTTCGTCACGCTCTGCCGACTCGCCGGACTGCCGGGGCTGGTCGACGATCCGCGGTTCGCCGAGCGCGAGGCACGCAAGCTGCACCGCGCCGAGCTCAACACCGAACTCAACACGGCACTGCGCCAAAGAACCGCCCTGGAGTGGGAGGAGATCCTGTCCTCGGCCGGAGTCCCGGCGGCCCGGGTCCTGACGGTTCCCGAGGCCGTGGAGCTCGAACAGCTCGCGCACCGAGGCTTCTTCACCGACCTGCCCTACCCGGACGGCTCGGACCGCACCCTGCGGGTCAGCGGCAACGGCGTCCTCGTGGACGGCGAGCCTCTCCCCCCGGCCTCCCCACCGCCGCTGCTCGACCAGCACGGCGAGGAACGCACCACGCTCATCGCCCGCTGGCGGGCACACGGCCGTACGGCCGCCGAAGCGCCGGCCTCATGA